A window of Corallococcus macrosporus DSM 14697 contains these coding sequences:
- a CDS encoding efflux RND transporter periplasmic adaptor subunit: MKASRRLPTCLLATALLAFSCSDKKPTPAHDESGHDHGADQAPHRDEGEAARGHDALVTLTPEAARAAQVSLATAQVKPLVSGLSVPARITFTQGGVAKVASRVPGRLDSVAVALGQKVKRGQVLGYLDSPELGQARADYLSAATKARVAESNFKREEELLAKGITSEREMREAESAFVTAQAERNAADGRLHALGLSDEEIALLRGNDHYSSRFPAISPLSGTVVEIQGTLGQAVEATTPLFTVADLTQLWAMLDLAESQLSRVQTGQRVALTVQALPGQQFEGEVGYIGDIVDEKTRTIPVRVVVDNTDRRLKPGMFAQATIATGAEAPGANSRVVIPRQAVQQVQGEQVVFVPLSETRFRPRDVRTGASSASEVEILSGLEPGESYVSQGAFILKSELSKESLGEGHSH; this comes from the coding sequence ATGAAGGCCTCCCGACGGCTTCCTACCTGCCTGCTCGCCACGGCGCTCCTCGCGTTCTCCTGCTCCGACAAGAAGCCCACCCCCGCACATGACGAGTCGGGCCACGACCATGGCGCCGACCAGGCCCCGCACCGCGACGAAGGAGAGGCGGCACGGGGGCACGATGCGCTCGTCACCCTCACGCCCGAGGCCGCGCGGGCAGCGCAGGTGTCGCTGGCGACGGCCCAGGTGAAGCCGCTCGTCAGCGGCCTCTCGGTGCCCGCGCGCATCACCTTCACCCAGGGCGGCGTGGCCAAGGTGGCCTCCCGGGTTCCGGGACGGCTCGACAGCGTCGCCGTCGCCCTGGGGCAGAAGGTGAAGCGGGGTCAGGTGCTCGGCTACCTGGACAGCCCGGAGCTGGGGCAGGCCCGGGCGGACTACCTCTCCGCGGCGACCAAGGCGCGCGTGGCCGAGTCGAACTTCAAGCGGGAGGAGGAGCTGCTCGCCAAGGGCATCACCAGCGAGCGCGAGATGCGCGAGGCGGAGAGCGCCTTCGTCACCGCCCAGGCCGAACGCAACGCGGCGGACGGCCGGCTCCACGCGCTGGGCCTCTCCGACGAGGAGATCGCCCTGCTGCGGGGCAATGACCACTACAGCTCACGCTTCCCCGCCATCAGCCCGCTGAGCGGCACCGTGGTGGAGATTCAGGGCACGCTGGGGCAGGCGGTGGAGGCCACCACGCCGCTGTTCACCGTCGCCGACCTCACCCAGCTCTGGGCCATGCTGGACCTCGCCGAGTCCCAGCTCTCACGCGTCCAGACGGGGCAGCGCGTGGCCCTCACCGTCCAGGCGCTCCCCGGGCAGCAGTTCGAGGGCGAGGTGGGCTACATCGGCGACATCGTCGACGAGAAGACCCGCACCATCCCCGTCCGGGTGGTGGTGGACAACACGGACCGGCGCCTCAAGCCCGGGATGTTCGCCCAGGCCACCATCGCCACCGGCGCGGAGGCGCCCGGCGCCAACAGCCGCGTGGTGATTCCGCGGCAGGCCGTGCAGCAGGTGCAAGGCGAGCAGGTCGTCTTCGTGCCCCTCTCCGAAACCCGGTTCCGCCCGCGCGACGTGCGCACGGGCGCCAGCTCCGCCAGCGAGGTGGAGATCCTCTCCGGCCTCGAACCCGGTGAGTCGTACGTCAGCCAGGGCGCCTTCATCCTCAAGTCCGAGCTCTCCAAGGAGAGCCTGGGCGAAGGCCACTCCCACTAG
- a CDS encoding TolC family protein: protein MFPSLRLVSLLCVAVTPALAARPLTMEQSVALALEQSPRLIEGRADAASAQARLEGASLLLQNNPQLQAAVGPRLRDEGDTLELNVGLSQQLEVFGQRAARKDAARATAAASQSRLEALQVDLAAEVRRSFGRALAAERALQLSDDALGLAEEGRKTAEERLKAGAASHIEVNIARVELGRAQREKVRATQERIQALAELKLLLNLDPDEDVTLEGELRADVAPAPAIATLIEQAARQRQDLRAARADWEAARAEVRFARRDAMPRPSLGVSYGREEGDTIVQGTLSIDLPLFNQNQAGRGASAARKRQAQLRLDATERFVHTEVELALNRYRAAQAMANVFGADVLDALQENLSLVTEAYRAGKVDYLQLLIIRREALDGRRGYIEALEELNAANAQLMRAVGTLR, encoded by the coding sequence GTGTTCCCATCCCTTCGCCTTGTCAGCCTGCTGTGTGTCGCCGTGACGCCGGCGCTCGCGGCCCGTCCCCTGACGATGGAGCAATCCGTCGCGCTCGCGCTGGAGCAGAGCCCCCGCCTCATTGAAGGCCGGGCGGATGCCGCGTCCGCCCAAGCCCGACTGGAGGGCGCGTCCCTCCTGCTGCAAAACAACCCCCAGCTCCAGGCCGCCGTGGGCCCACGGCTCCGCGATGAGGGCGACACCCTCGAGCTCAACGTGGGGCTCAGCCAGCAGCTCGAGGTCTTCGGCCAGCGGGCCGCGCGCAAGGACGCCGCGCGCGCCACGGCCGCCGCGAGCCAGTCCCGGCTGGAGGCGCTCCAGGTGGACCTCGCCGCGGAGGTGCGGCGGTCCTTCGGCCGGGCCCTGGCCGCCGAACGCGCGCTGCAACTGAGTGACGACGCGCTGGGGCTCGCGGAGGAAGGGCGCAAGACGGCCGAGGAGCGGCTCAAGGCCGGCGCCGCGTCCCACATCGAGGTGAACATCGCGCGGGTGGAGCTGGGCCGGGCCCAGCGGGAGAAGGTCCGCGCCACCCAGGAACGCATCCAGGCCCTGGCGGAGCTGAAGCTCCTGCTGAACCTGGACCCGGACGAGGACGTCACGCTGGAGGGAGAGCTCCGCGCGGACGTTGCGCCCGCGCCCGCCATCGCGACGCTCATCGAGCAGGCCGCCCGGCAGCGCCAGGACCTCCGCGCCGCCCGCGCCGACTGGGAGGCGGCCCGGGCCGAGGTCCGCTTCGCCCGCCGGGACGCCATGCCCCGGCCCAGCCTGGGGGTGAGCTACGGCCGCGAGGAGGGCGACACCATCGTCCAGGGGACGCTCAGCATCGACCTGCCCCTCTTCAACCAGAACCAGGCGGGACGCGGCGCGAGCGCCGCGCGGAAGCGGCAGGCCCAGCTGCGGCTCGACGCCACCGAGCGCTTCGTCCACACCGAGGTCGAGCTCGCCCTCAACCGGTACCGCGCGGCCCAGGCCATGGCGAACGTGTTCGGCGCCGACGTGCTCGACGCGCTCCAGGAGAACCTCAGCCTCGTCACCGAGGCCTACCGGGCCGGCAAGGTGGACTACCTGCAACTGCTCATCATCCGGCGCGAGGCCCTGGATGGACGGCGCGGCTACATCGAGGCGCTCGAGGAGCTGAACGCCGCCAACGCCCAGCTCATGCGGGCCGTGGGGACCCTGCGATGA
- a CDS encoding efflux RND transporter permease subunit, whose product MLTRLIEWSLSHRWAVLLGTVALVVSGLLAFQALPIDAIPDTTPTQVQVNTVSPALTPIEVERQLTVPVEQALAGLPRVSELRSISKFGLSQVTLQFEDGTDLWFARQQVAERLSRVQVPAGVAPPSLGPVATGLGEVFHYLVKSDTRRLEELRTLHDWVIAPQLRSVPGVAEVNAWGGEEKQWHVIVDPRRLQQFSLSLRDVYRALEENNSNVGGGVLERGGSATLVLGVGTLTDGRSIEDVVIAAHQGVPVRIRDVARVGVGHEIRRGATTADGEGEVVLGLGFMRVGENSHTVTKALAQRLEDVTRRLPEDVRVEPVYERTELVDHVLRTVRTNLLEGALLVIAVLFVFMGNWRAGLIVAAAIPLSLLFAFNAMLRFGIAGTLMSLGAIDFGLVVDSSVILVENAERRLTEARDGRSLLEVVRDAAVEVRKPTLFGELIIMVVYLPILALEGVEGKLFRPMALTVIFALLGSALLSMTLMPVLASFALKRGGGAHREPWLVRWLQRGYRPILEWALAHARLTLAAAALLVVGALVAATRLGSEFVPRLSEGTLVINTVRLAEVSLTESIRYGSQIEQVLLARFPDEVRRVWTRTGTAEVATDPMGIELSDVFITLTPRAQWKRASTQEELVNEMKAELADLPGMRMAFLQPIEMRVNEMIAGVRSDVGIKLFGDDLDLLKAKARELETLVRAIPGAADVTVEQVTGQPVLEITVDRASVARYGIPTRAVLDVVEAVGTRVVGEVREGERRFDLAVRLSEEYREDPRKLATIPVDAPGGERVPLGRLATLRETSGPTTLQREWGKRRLVVQANVRDRDLGGFVAEVRRTLDEKLELPAGYYLRYGGQFEHLERARTRLLIVVPVALALIFLLLYLTYERVLDSVRIFAGVPFALVGGVLALLARGLPFSISAAVGFIALSGVSVLGDMVLVSRVRGLLERGLPLGDAIRQAAVSRLRPVLMTAAVAAIGFVPMALNTGVGAEVQRPLATVVIGGVLSSTLLTLVVLPVLYSVFGAGQPPAILHSSDNGITKAA is encoded by the coding sequence ATGCTCACCCGCCTCATCGAGTGGTCCCTGTCGCACCGCTGGGCCGTGCTCCTGGGGACGGTGGCGCTCGTCGTCTCGGGCCTGCTCGCCTTCCAGGCCCTGCCCATTGACGCCATCCCGGACACCACGCCCACGCAGGTGCAGGTCAACACCGTCTCGCCCGCGCTCACGCCCATCGAGGTGGAGCGCCAGCTCACCGTCCCGGTGGAACAGGCGCTCGCGGGCCTGCCGCGCGTCAGCGAGCTGCGCTCCATCTCCAAGTTCGGCCTCTCCCAGGTGACGCTCCAGTTCGAGGACGGCACGGACCTGTGGTTCGCCCGGCAGCAGGTGGCCGAACGGCTGAGCCGGGTCCAGGTGCCCGCGGGAGTCGCACCTCCCTCGCTCGGGCCGGTGGCCACGGGCCTGGGCGAGGTCTTCCACTACCTGGTCAAGAGCGACACGAGGCGCCTGGAGGAGCTGCGCACCCTGCACGACTGGGTCATCGCGCCCCAGCTTCGCAGCGTGCCCGGCGTGGCGGAGGTGAACGCCTGGGGCGGCGAGGAGAAGCAGTGGCACGTCATCGTCGACCCGCGCCGGCTGCAGCAGTTCAGCCTCTCCCTGCGAGATGTCTACCGGGCGCTGGAGGAGAACAACTCCAACGTCGGCGGCGGCGTGCTGGAGCGAGGCGGCTCGGCGACGCTGGTGCTCGGCGTGGGCACGCTCACGGATGGAAGGTCCATCGAGGACGTGGTCATCGCCGCGCACCAGGGCGTCCCGGTGCGCATCCGGGACGTGGCCCGGGTCGGGGTGGGCCATGAAATCCGCCGCGGCGCCACCACCGCGGACGGCGAAGGCGAGGTCGTGCTCGGCCTGGGCTTCATGCGGGTGGGCGAGAACTCGCACACGGTGACGAAGGCGCTCGCCCAGCGGCTGGAGGACGTCACGCGGCGCCTGCCGGAGGACGTCCGCGTGGAGCCAGTCTACGAGCGCACGGAGCTGGTGGACCACGTGCTGCGCACCGTGCGCACCAACCTGCTGGAAGGCGCGCTGCTGGTCATCGCGGTGCTCTTCGTCTTCATGGGGAACTGGCGCGCCGGCCTCATCGTGGCCGCGGCGATTCCCCTGTCGCTGCTGTTCGCCTTCAACGCGATGCTGCGCTTCGGCATCGCCGGCACGCTCATGTCATTGGGCGCCATCGACTTCGGGCTCGTCGTCGACTCCTCCGTCATCCTGGTGGAGAACGCGGAGCGGCGCCTCACCGAAGCCCGGGACGGGCGCTCCCTGTTGGAGGTGGTGCGGGACGCCGCGGTCGAGGTGCGCAAGCCCACGCTCTTCGGTGAGCTCATCATCATGGTGGTCTACCTGCCCATCCTCGCGTTGGAGGGCGTGGAGGGGAAGCTGTTCCGCCCCATGGCCCTCACCGTCATCTTCGCGCTGCTGGGCAGCGCGCTGCTGTCCATGACGCTGATGCCCGTGCTGGCCTCCTTCGCGTTGAAGCGCGGCGGCGGCGCGCACCGCGAGCCCTGGCTGGTGCGCTGGCTCCAGCGCGGCTACCGGCCCATCCTGGAATGGGCGCTGGCCCACGCGCGACTCACCCTGGCCGCCGCCGCGCTCCTCGTCGTGGGCGCCCTCGTCGCCGCCACGCGCCTGGGCAGCGAGTTCGTCCCCCGGCTGTCCGAAGGAACGCTCGTCATCAACACCGTGCGGCTGGCGGAGGTCTCCCTCACCGAGTCCATCCGCTATGGCAGCCAAATCGAGCAGGTGCTGCTGGCCCGCTTCCCGGACGAAGTGCGGCGCGTCTGGACGCGCACCGGCACCGCGGAGGTGGCCACGGACCCCATGGGCATCGAGCTGTCCGATGTCTTCATCACCCTCACGCCCCGGGCGCAGTGGAAGCGCGCCAGCACCCAGGAGGAGCTGGTGAACGAGATGAAGGCGGAGCTGGCGGACCTCCCGGGCATGCGCATGGCGTTCCTCCAACCCATCGAGATGCGCGTCAACGAGATGATCGCCGGCGTGCGGAGCGACGTGGGCATCAAGCTCTTCGGCGACGACCTGGACCTGCTCAAGGCCAAGGCCCGCGAGCTGGAGACGCTGGTGCGCGCCATCCCCGGCGCCGCGGACGTCACCGTGGAGCAGGTGACGGGCCAGCCCGTGCTGGAGATAACGGTGGACCGGGCCTCGGTGGCCCGCTACGGCATCCCCACCCGCGCCGTGCTCGACGTCGTGGAGGCCGTGGGTACGCGCGTCGTGGGCGAGGTGCGTGAGGGCGAGCGGCGCTTCGACCTGGCCGTGCGCCTCTCCGAGGAATACCGCGAGGACCCCAGGAAGCTCGCCACCATCCCCGTGGATGCGCCCGGCGGCGAGCGCGTGCCCCTGGGGCGCCTGGCGACCCTGCGGGAGACCTCCGGCCCCACCACCCTCCAACGCGAGTGGGGCAAGCGCCGGCTGGTGGTGCAGGCCAACGTGCGCGACCGCGACCTGGGCGGCTTCGTCGCGGAGGTCCGCCGCACGCTCGATGAGAAGCTGGAGCTGCCCGCGGGCTACTACCTCCGCTACGGCGGTCAGTTCGAGCACCTCGAACGAGCGCGGACGCGCCTGCTCATCGTGGTGCCCGTCGCGCTGGCCCTCATCTTCCTGCTGCTCTACCTCACCTACGAGCGCGTCCTGGACTCGGTGCGCATCTTCGCCGGCGTGCCCTTCGCGCTCGTGGGCGGCGTGCTCGCGCTGCTGGCGCGGGGACTGCCCTTCTCCATCTCCGCCGCCGTGGGCTTCATCGCCCTGTCGGGCGTCTCCGTCCTGGGGGACATGGTGCTCGTCTCGCGGGTGCGTGGCCTCCTGGAGCGGGGCCTGCCCCTGGGGGACGCCATCCGTCAGGCCGCCGTGTCCCGGCTGCGGCCGGTGCTCATGACCGCCGCGGTGGCCGCCATCGGCTTCGTGCCCATGGCGCTCAACACCGGCGTCGGCGCGGAGGTCCAACGGCCCCTGGCCACGGTCGTCATCGGGGGCGTGCTGTCGTCCACCTTGCTGACCCTGGTGGTGCTCCCGGTCCTCTACTCGGTCTTCGGCGCCGGGCAGCCCCCGGCCATCTTGCACTCCTCGGATAACGGCATTACGAAGGCAGCGTGA
- a CDS encoding efflux RND transporter periplasmic adaptor subunit: MPASRAGPVLLAMLLALSAAGCTQQSSPSTAKAPSPPPSDSGGPSTPSEVTLCEHRVPAELCARCNPDLIDVFKDQGDWCAGHGVPESQCFQCNPGLSFTAQDTAPRDWCKEHAVPESRCTKCNPALVAKFIEAGDYCREHGFPESVCPYCHPELVTAAGAQPPVFPEPGTRVRLASAETAREAGIQTRRAVKRSFARTLDVVGQLDFNQNRLAQVSARGEALVMDVRVDVGDEVKAGQPLVLITSGTVGADQGRLSAAQSRLTVARSALAREQKLAASGISARKDVEAAEAEVAAAEAERNAARAALSAAGANLQGQPGTYALSSPFAGTVVARDAVTGRYASAGQPLIQVADLSTVWALLEIPEADAALVRPGQRVTLTFDSMPGQTREATLTRIGASVDRASRTVRARVELPNPDGALKAGLFLRARVQVATEHEAVLVPHAAVQRAQGHTLVFVRKRPGLYEPVAVELGASTREEVEIVKGLAAGAEVVTTGAFLLKTELLKDSIGAGCCETGEAE; encoded by the coding sequence ATGCCTGCCTCCCGAGCCGGTCCCGTGCTCCTGGCGATGCTCCTGGCGCTGTCCGCGGCCGGCTGCACCCAGCAAAGCAGCCCGTCCACGGCGAAGGCCCCTTCGCCGCCCCCGTCCGACTCGGGAGGCCCCTCCACCCCATCCGAAGTCACGCTCTGTGAGCACCGGGTCCCCGCGGAGCTCTGCGCCCGGTGCAACCCCGACCTCATCGACGTCTTCAAGGACCAGGGCGACTGGTGCGCCGGGCACGGCGTCCCCGAATCGCAGTGCTTCCAGTGCAACCCGGGCCTCAGCTTCACGGCCCAGGACACCGCGCCCAGGGATTGGTGCAAGGAGCACGCGGTCCCCGAATCCCGCTGCACGAAGTGCAACCCGGCGCTGGTGGCGAAGTTCATCGAGGCGGGCGACTACTGCCGGGAGCACGGCTTCCCGGAGTCCGTCTGCCCATACTGCCACCCGGAGCTGGTGACGGCCGCGGGAGCCCAGCCGCCCGTCTTCCCCGAGCCTGGCACGCGCGTCCGCCTCGCGTCCGCTGAAACGGCCCGCGAGGCGGGCATCCAGACCCGCCGCGCGGTGAAGCGCTCCTTCGCGCGGACGTTGGACGTCGTCGGCCAGCTCGACTTCAACCAGAACCGGCTGGCGCAGGTGTCCGCCCGAGGCGAGGCCCTGGTGATGGACGTCCGCGTGGACGTCGGTGACGAGGTGAAGGCGGGACAGCCGCTCGTGCTCATCACCTCGGGCACCGTGGGCGCGGACCAGGGCCGGCTGTCCGCGGCGCAGTCACGCCTGACGGTGGCGCGCTCGGCGCTGGCGCGCGAGCAGAAGCTGGCCGCCAGCGGCATCAGCGCCCGGAAGGACGTCGAGGCCGCCGAAGCGGAGGTCGCGGCGGCGGAGGCCGAGCGCAACGCGGCCCGCGCCGCCCTCTCCGCCGCGGGCGCCAACCTCCAGGGCCAACCCGGGACCTATGCGCTGTCGTCCCCCTTCGCGGGGACGGTGGTGGCGCGCGACGCCGTGACCGGGCGCTACGCCTCCGCGGGCCAGCCGCTCATCCAGGTCGCGGACCTGAGCACCGTGTGGGCCCTGCTGGAGATTCCGGAGGCGGACGCGGCCCTCGTCCGCCCCGGGCAGCGCGTCACCCTCACCTTCGACAGCATGCCCGGTCAGACGCGCGAGGCCACGCTCACGCGCATCGGCGCCTCCGTGGACCGGGCCTCGCGCACCGTGCGCGCCCGCGTCGAGCTGCCCAACCCGGACGGCGCCCTCAAGGCCGGGCTCTTCCTCCGGGCGCGCGTCCAGGTCGCCACCGAGCATGAAGCGGTGCTGGTGCCCCACGCGGCCGTCCAGCGCGCGCAGGGCCACACGCTCGTCTTCGTGCGCAAGCGGCCAGGGCTCTACGAGCCCGTCGCGGTGGAGCTGGGCGCCAGCACGCGCGAGGAGGTGGAGATCGTCAAGGGGCTCGCGGCGGGAGCGGAGGTCGTCACCACCGGCGCCTTCCTGCTCAAGACGGAGCTCCTCAAGGACTCCATCGGCGCGGGCTGCTGTGAGACCGGAGAGGCCGAGTAA
- a CDS encoding TlpA family protein disulfide reductase, with amino-acid sequence MRPATALSLLLLGLSPLTGACKREPPPAYLRLQGAAPRLADAPHSRALLVVFWATWCPPCLQETPQLVALAKAPPEGLQVVVFSHDETSQAVASFFEGPPPAPLHLRLDADKQVGDAFGVDQLPVSFLLVDGRQVARFSGPRAWDSAPMRRLLERLMREPPPPPD; translated from the coding sequence ATGCGCCCCGCCACCGCGCTCAGCCTGCTCCTGCTCGGCCTGTCGCCGCTGACAGGGGCCTGCAAGCGTGAGCCTCCGCCGGCCTACCTCCGGCTCCAGGGGGCCGCGCCCAGGCTCGCGGACGCACCGCACTCACGCGCCCTGCTCGTCGTGTTCTGGGCCACCTGGTGCCCGCCCTGCCTGCAGGAGACGCCCCAGCTTGTCGCCCTCGCCAAGGCGCCCCCGGAGGGCCTCCAGGTCGTGGTCTTCAGCCATGACGAGACGTCCCAGGCCGTGGCGTCCTTCTTCGAGGGACCGCCGCCCGCGCCGCTCCACCTGCGCCTCGACGCGGACAAGCAAGTGGGAGACGCGTTCGGCGTGGACCAGCTCCCCGTCAGCTTTCTCCTGGTGGACGGTCGCCAGGTCGCCCGCTTCTCGGGGCCTCGGGCGTGGGATTCGGCGCCCATGCGCCGGCTGCTGGAGCGCTTGATGCGCGAGCCCCCGCCCCCGCCGGATTGA
- a CDS encoding SMI1/KNR4 family protein, translated as MKMAELLAEVSRLHHPNPPATPEQIEAFEERVGWPLDPDLRAFYLHCDGADLFAPRTHAFRDPAFSFLPLARIQRARLVISQDDTDKAGPATWYAVCEVRDSNYILLDVSHQAAGRYPLRDGYREGFPDPDYCRQIASSFAEFLAGALRSNGRWFWLSPA; from the coding sequence ATGAAGATGGCCGAACTACTTGCCGAGGTTTCGCGCCTCCACCACCCCAACCCTCCTGCGACGCCCGAGCAAATCGAAGCGTTCGAGGAGCGGGTCGGATGGCCGCTGGACCCGGACCTGCGCGCCTTCTACCTGCATTGCGATGGTGCCGACCTCTTCGCTCCCCGGACCCACGCATTCAGAGACCCGGCATTCTCGTTCCTCCCCCTGGCACGGATTCAGCGCGCCCGGCTGGTCATTAGCCAGGACGACACGGACAAGGCCGGCCCCGCAACCTGGTACGCGGTGTGCGAAGTGCGGGACAGCAATTACATCCTCCTCGACGTGAGCCACCAGGCAGCGGGCCGGTATCCCCTTCGCGATGGGTACCGCGAGGGGTTCCCGGACCCGGATTACTGTCGGCAGATTGCATCCTCGTTCGCCGAATTCCTCGCCGGCGCGCTCCGCTCGAATGGGCGCTGGTTCTGGCTCTCGCCCGCGTGA